Genomic window (Lynx canadensis isolate LIC74 chromosome A1, mLynCan4.pri.v2, whole genome shotgun sequence):
gcatgcccATATACAACCATATGATATGATATACTCTCAGCATAAACAgtcttcaacaacaacaaagtagtGATTAATTCCAAACGAAGTTATCTGAGACCTTACAGAGAAAGTAACATATTTGATGGGACCTAAAAAGATGAGATGGATTTCATGAGGAAGTAAAAGAGGAGAAGACAGCAAGGTGGGGAAGTAGAGGCAACACCAGAGAATCTCGAAAGCTTAGACAGGTGTTCAAGGAGGAGAAGAAGTCATTAAAATGGAGGAAGAAATGACTCGTGAGGAATGGTGGGCCATGATCTAGGTGTGTACTTTTGGTAGAAGACCATTAATTTTACTATGAATACTAGAAATCAAAATGTCCCTCAGATAAGAATCCTTGCATTTTCAAAGTCTAGCAAAATACATGACAAACTTTGTAAGGGAACAAGAAACATTTTTGACAAGTTAACACAGGACGTTTAAGTGTGTATTGTGTTTTATGGCCTTGTTTTGCATTACATTTCATgtactgcatttattttatatctatgcTTTTTATTACTTTGGGGATAAGCATTTATATGAAGAGCATCATTTCTACTAAAACACTGGTAGCAGCAGTTAGCATTTAACACCACTCTAAAGGATCATTTTCAGAACCTCTCTTTAGGGAACTACATTTTAGGAGAAAcaaaactttgaagaaaatacaAGCAAAGATGGATATAGGAAAGCAAAAGTTGGTGGGAAATTTCTTGGTGAATATCAGTTAGATTCTGCCAGCAGAGTTTAAGTGCAGCTAGATCTTAGGTGTCCACCTTTATTTATCGTACACTTTTAAGAAGTTCATCTGAGACCAAGGAGCTTCCTACCAAACTACACATTTGATGTGTCCAGATTATAAAAGAATTTCTACCTCACTATTCCTACATGATAACAATATAATGCGGGTAAGCATACTTTACAAACTGTATAAGTTTTTccatatgtaataataataattactgctTACTGAATAATTGAAAATGAATGATTTTGAATAATTGAATAGACACTATGCAATAGGAACTGTTAAAGAATATTTTGAGTGCTTATTCTGTGATAAGCACTGTGATAAGTACCctgcataattattttattgattccTTTCAGTAACCCAAAGGAAATAAGTAGGATCTTGGATTTATAACTGAGGAAATTGACCTAGAAAGataaagtgatttgcccaaggaaATACAGGAAAGTAATACAGAGATGGTAACATACAGATAACAGAAAGAAGACCTGAATATAAGCAGCACTAATATCAAAGATATTAACCATAAGACATCAAACAATCCTAAGAAATGGCTGAACACGTAAAATGGGCAAAAGCTTTGAATATACACTTCACCAAAGATATATATATGGTTAGCAAAGAAGTATGACCAAATATACTCAGCATCATCAATTAAAATGGGAATTCAGATTAAAGATACAATGTCATACCAGTATACatctactagaatggctaaattttaagtttaaagtgaaataaatgacaataCCAAGGGTTGCAAGGATATGAAGGAACTTGAACTCTCACATAGTGCTGATGGCCATATAAAAGGGCAAAACCACTTGGAAAAACAATTgaaagttccttaaaaagttaaacctacacttaccatatgatctacCCATTACAAGCAAAATattcacccaagagaaataaGCTCATAAAactacacaaagacttgtacgGGAATGTTCACAATAGCTTTACTTGAACAGCCAAAAGCTGTAAACAAGCAGAATATTCATGAGATGGTGACAGAATAAACAGATTGTGGTATCTCTACATAGTGGAATACGATTCAACCGTAAAAACTATTAATAcacatgacaacatggatggatctcaaaacCACTGTGCTGAGTGATAGAAACCAGGCAGAAAGGTATATACACaggttctatttatatgaaattctgtaAAGTGTAAACTAACCTACGTAGTGAGGAAAAGCAGACCAGTGGATGGCTGGgatgaggtggggcagagaggcaggagggagtgATTACATAAGGAGTTGGGGTACCTGTCAGGCTCAGTGGCAGaatatgcgactcttgatctagTGGTcattcaagccccaagttgggggtggagtttacttaaataaacaaataaaaacaaaaataaaaaataaaaaaaatacatataaacaaaccTGAGAGAACTTTGGGAGTTGATGAGTATGTTCATTACCTTGACTCTGATGATGGTTTCACAGACATACCTATGTCAAATCCTATCAACTTGTGCACTTGAAGTATCTGCAGTTTATTTTAGGTCAATCCTATCtctttaaaactgttaaaaatgtacatgttggttgttttgtttctatgatttttttaatgttcctcttttttttaatgtttatttagtgtttagagagagggagagagagaatgagtaggggaggaacagagagagaggcagacacagaatctgaagcaggctccaggctctgagctgtcagcacagagcctgatgcagggctggaactcacaaatcatgagatcatgatctgagccaaagtccattgcttaatggactgagccacccaggcactcctaatgTTCTTCTTTTAATCTGTGAGAAttactatcaacattttaacGATGTTTTTTTTCTGGGAGAGAAAGATTAGGAATTTTCGGAATTTTCTTCTGTGAGTTAATACTCATTTTCTCAATACACTACAACAATTACAGATattcttttaaaaccaaataccagtttaaatgtaatttttttaaatagttacaaacagagagggaggcaaaacattagagattcttaaatacagagaacaaactgagggttgattgggggggtgaggagaggtgaaaatgggtggtgggcattgaggagggcacttgttgggatggacACTGgctgttatatataagtgatgaatcatgggaatctatctactcctgaagccaaaagcacactgtatgcactatatgttagctaacttgacaataaattatatttaaaaaaataaataaattgaatttttaattgtcctttttatttttaatttagtattttttattttagttgagaCACgatgttacatcagtttcagatgtacaatatagtgattcaatatagtacaatatagtgattcaacttctctacagctttgctatgctcaccacaagtgtatgTATCTGCATTaacaaaagacaggaaaataacaTCAAGTTTAGAGCTAGTTTATTTATTCCTCCTACTTTTCTACAGTAGCCTATTTTTCTTTGCAGTAAAGataaactttacatttaaaaataaaatgtctttttattcttttttaagtttttattgttttttatttattacttttaatgtttatttttgagagacagagctgagcaggggaggggcagagacagagggagacacagaatctgaagcaggctccaggctcctagctgtcagcacagagcctgatctggggctggaacccacaaaccgtgagctcctgacctgagcctaagtcccacgcttaacccactgagctacccagacgcccccaaaataaaatgtctttttaaaagaaggcacTGTCTTCTTACAGACCCTTGGAAATGTGCCTATATACTACTCTGGCAATTATTTCCATACctacatttgttaaaataaccAGAAAGTCAATTTATAAAGACCCAATTTGGCTGTGGACCCCCAAGCCCAGATAAACGTCTTGtgacttttgttttcctctatgtcgctgccctgcctcccccaggcctTGGTCTTTCCACAGAAAGAGGTCACAAAGGGAGGGCAAGTACACTGGGCTCGTGCTTTCTTTTGCTAGTCCTAGtgcctgcttttctttctttctttctttctttctttctttctttctttctttctttctttctttcttttttttttttttttttaacagcactTTTAACTTAGATGAAATAAGTTACAAACGCCCAAGGGCAGAAATGGGGCAATGTTTCGTTAAATGGAGTTGTCAGGTTTATCCTTCTGCGCCCAACCGCGACAGGCGCGCGCGCCCCCGCCGCCCTCCGCCTGGAACTCGGCGCCTCTCGAAGCGAAGGCGTGTGTGTGTGACGCAGTCGCCATCGCCTAGGGCTGCGTTCTGATGCAGAAGCCCGTGAAGCCTCTGAAGCCACTGGTGCCCGACCGCGCGGTGAGccgcctgggcctcagtttcccgacTTCTAAAGAAGGGGAACCATGCCGCCCTGTTTCTTGTTCCTCTCTAAGCAGATCAGCAGTTCGCTGGTGTCCCTGCGCAGCGCGCGCCGAGGCTTCGCGCTCCGACCGCTCTGGGTCTCCTGGCGCCCCTCGGGTCCCCagcccgccgccccccgccgcccgctGGCCGCAGCCACCTCCTCCCGGGACCCTGCCGGGCCCACCTCCGCCCCCTCCCGAGTGCGGCAGAACTTCCACCCCGAGTCCGAGGCCGCCATCAATCGCCAGATCAACCTGGAGCTCTATGCGTCCTATGTGTACTTGTCTATGGCCTATTACTTCTCCCGAGATGACGTGGCCCTGAACAACTTCGCCAGATATTTCCTTCGTCAGTCTCGGGAGGAGACCCAGCACGCCGAGAAGCTGATGAGGCTGCAGAACCAGCGGGGAGGCCGGATCTGCCTGCAGGACATCAAGAAACCTGACCTGGACGACTGGAAGAGCGGCCTGAATGCCATGGAGTGTGCGCTGCTCTTGGAAAAGAATGTGAACCAGTCATTGCTCGAATTGCACACTCTGGCCTCAGACAAAGGTGACCCCCATTTGTGCGACTTCCTGGAAACTCACTATTTGAATGAACAGGTGAAATCGATCAAAGAACTAGGTGACCACGTGCAAAACTTGGTTAAGATGGGGGCCCCGGCTTCTGGCCTGGCAGAGTACCTCTTTGACAAGCACACCCttggaaatgaaaacaatcacAACTAAGCCACAGGCTGCCTTCCTTGCTGCCCATGGTGTGCCAAGACCCAGAGTCAGCTGACTCCTGCTTTCTTGCCCTTTAAAATGCACCTCCACCTTTATATCCTGTTAAACTGTCCCAATCAAGTGACTTGTGGAGAAAATGTATTTAGCCTCCAGTtaacaagggtttttttttttttcttcctgtccaaCATCAAGATAATTTTTCTAGCCTGTAAAGTAGCCCAGGATACTATGGTATAAAAAAAGACTGGGAAACAGCTACTGAAAAGTAGATACAAACTTTCTCCAGTTACCAAATATTATTCCAGACCATGAGCCTTCACTAAGATTCTGTGATTTTCTACTGAACAAGTGCCTGTTATTTTCAAGACTTTATGCTAAAGGCTAAAATTGGGAAGATGTGtaagataaatatacaaacaacTATAACAAGTTGAAGAATATATATAGTACTATAAAGTACTGTGAAAACCATACATGAAAAATTCTGTGACAACGTTTACCCTTTCCCGgtattttccaagaaaaaaataatgtctggAGATGATCTGTTTCTAAAGGATTTTGTGATCAAATTCAAGGAAAGCTACACAAAGTGTCGATACTAGCCTTAGGAAGTTATGACACATATGAACATTTTAAGGGCTCTGGGAAATCTGAGAATTAAAAACATCTTGGATTATTTTTGTTTAGCTCAGTGTTTTCCCAAACCTATCCAATCTCTGCTAATTTGtaggtgttttaatttttttcaatgtttatttatttttgagagagcgagatagagtgagagcagcagaggggcagagggagagggagacccagaatccgaagctgactctaggctctgagctgtcagcacagagccccacaccagattcgaacccatgaaccacaaatcatgacctgagccaaagtgggatgcttaaccaacttagccacccaggcgtacctgtgtgtgtgtgtgtgtgtgtgtgtgtgtgtgtgtgtgtgtgttaaatgaTGATCTAGGTCTGTCTGATTACAAAGTATACACTTCACTATTGGGCTTTATAGCCTCCCTTTAATGTAACTAACTCCTTTTGACAAAAAGAGTGACTACActgcagaaaacacatttctgtggCCTTTAAAATGGAGGGGGGTGTGTGGAGGAAGTCACAAAGAAATCCAGAATGAAGGAGGCATCAGCTGAGCACATGTTTtcttgggggctgggggaaggaggcatGAGAAAATGAATGCGAGAATATTTGGTCAGCAGGCCCGGGGCTGGACTAAGAACACTGGGTGGTGTTTGGATAGAAGGGCTGGAGCCAAATGTGGAGGGGGTAGGAGGGGCTTAAGCTTAATGTACTGAGCAATGGCAGTGCTTGAAGGGCTCTCAGCAAAAGAGTGCTGTGCTAAGAATTGAGCAATCCCAAGTTTAGTTGTACAGAATACAAACCCgagaacaacctaaatgtctgtgTCAGTTTGGGTCTTCTGAGAAACGTGCCAAGATGGGATTAAGTATATAAGAAATGTCTTAGGGGAGACCAAAAGGCCcttgagagaaaatgggaaaggagCTGGAGAAGCAGATACAGCCTCCAGACTCCATGCAAGTCTGATCCTGgcggaaggaaaaaaggaatgtgGTGCATCGTTGTAAGCAACGTGCTACAAAGCTTTCTGGGAGACCATAGCTGGAGTCGCTCATCAGAGGAATCCCAGGTCTCCCAGAAATGGGCCTGCCTAAGAACATTTCCGGAACTCTGTTATTGACTGGGAAGTGCAGGCTTGCAACAAGCTAAGAGATGAATCGATTTTTCTGAGCAGAGCAGCAGGGTCCTTGGCAAATTGTGCTCCCTGTAGTCCCAGATCTGAGAGGCACATGCACATGACTGCACAAATTCAACAAAATGGTTTAGATTAAAATGCCATACGTGGAATGCCCTACAGCTATTAAATATGATTTTGCCAAGCACATAATGATGTGAGCAGAAATTCACAATGGGTTCTCTTAAAAACGAGAGTATTATGAAACAGGACtatattatataattgtatatagaCAAGTACAGGggaaataatatatatgcatacaaaaTGGAAGTAGATACACCAACAAAGGAAGCCAGACAGCCTCTTAGTGAGATTGTGtttgatattcattttctttagctacttgtctttttaaaataaatttcttcttatgGACACCCATTGCACTACTCTCAcaacaagaaaagtaaaaatctaaGGTAGAGAGAAAGCAATAGGGCCTGAACATGGCAAAATCAGTGGAAATAGAAACAGATGCTGACGGGAATTTACAGGCAGATTATTTACAAttttgcaaatgaatgaatggagagagTTACAAAAATGGGGGAAGAAACGAGGGAATTAAAGTGACAGATCTCAGACCTATGTCACTGGAGAACAGAGGAGCCCAGAATAAAAAGGGATCTTGACAGGAGGAACTACTGGGGTGTGGGGAGTGACAATGATTTGCTGTTGATTAAGCTGATGGGCCTCCCTTTACCTTCTAGACTTAAAGTTGGTTTATTTTGCTGCATATAATCTTATTACGTATCTTCAGAGAATTTCCTCTTCAGTTCTTCTGGATGAGTGTTTTCCAGACTACAGATTCCACCCCATCAGTGTCATGAAATTATTTCGTGACTCGCTAGCCACCATTTGTCATTAGAACAGTTTTGAACAGAAGTGAAAGTAAGTTAAAAAGGGTATTGCCTCCTGAAATTCTTGCTTgcagtctctgtgtgtgtatgtgtgtgtgtttgcatatttACCTCCTCAGTAATGTTATTTCTTATTCTGTGTTGCTGTCAAAACATACAATAGCCATTGTCCCAACTCTTTTACACATTGTCATTGTGGATCTCTCAGTCTCCTCCCGCTCAGCGATGTCTGTTGATAATCCCCTTATTTCACTAAGAATTTAGAAGGAATCCCAGGAGAACCTCACACTTCCTTGTCATGGAATTGATCACATGCTTGTAATTGTACAAAGCCTTCTGTTCTGCTACAGGGGTTGAAGCATCTATGCCACTTCCTAAAGCCAACCTCCCATGGTGCCCTGAGTCCCAACCCTTGAGCTTACTGAAGGACTCCAGGACATCACACCTCCAATTATTCTCTTGCTGGCATTATCCATTTTGCCCTTTCTACTGATTGGTTCCCAGGAGAAGCAAAGATGGTGTTATTTCTCCTCATCTTTTTTGGACTTACATTCCCTCCAGCAAACGCTAAGCTATCACCCcctacttagtttttttttcatactcTTTTACAacaaaactactttaaaaagttatttctgttTCCCATCTCCACTTACCCTGTTCTCTCTTGATCCCCTGCAAGTAAGTCCGTGTACGGTGTTTACCCCCACGccaacctttttatttttccatcaagAGCGTCAGTGACTTCCATGATGACAAACCTAGTGCTTCATTTCTCAGCCTTCCTCTCACTCACCCAGCTAGCAGGACTTGTCATTTCACTCCTCAAACACTTACTCACTGTCATTTGCCTCCCTTTCTAATTGCCCCTCAACTTGCTGAACTTAACACATTAAAGTGTCCCAGAACTCTGTCCTCTGGATCTCTTCTCCTCTTTATCTATACTTGTTCTTTAAACATCTCCTCCAGTCctgtaacttctttttaaataccTACCTGTTGAGTTCTAGTCAAAGAAGGCAAtgtaggaagaccctgaactcacctcctccatggAACTCACCAAATGACAGCTAATTATAGAACAATTCTTCCTGAAGAACTGACCCAAGAGCTAACTGAACAATTTTTGGACAAAGATAGACAGAATGGCaagagaacagcaagagagacagagacacagtaacAAAGGGAATCCCCATTCAGGGACACTGAGAATGGCAGTGGGGAGGCATAGTACCAAG
Coding sequences:
- the FTMT gene encoding ferritin, mitochondrial; the encoded protein is MPPCFLFLSKQISSSLVSLRSARRGFALRPLWVSWRPSGPQPAAPRRPLAAATSSRDPAGPTSAPSRVRQNFHPESEAAINRQINLELYASYVYLSMAYYFSRDDVALNNFARYFLRQSREETQHAEKLMRLQNQRGGRICLQDIKKPDLDDWKSGLNAMECALLLEKNVNQSLLELHTLASDKGDPHLCDFLETHYLNEQVKSIKELGDHVQNLVKMGAPASGLAEYLFDKHTLGNENNHN